A region from the Candidatus Tenderia electrophaga genome encodes:
- a CDS encoding heme ABC transporter ATP-binding protein — MLNIANLECVRGDRQLFSDLSFAMDGGSLLHVHGANGSGKTTLLRAIAGLVLPEAGAIQWNGVSTRKLGEDFNRELLYLGHHDGLKFELTGYENLNIFARLSGFNISARQVEVALKRMGLARCVELPVKVLSQGQKKRVALARLLLQPARLWILDEPFVALDVAAVSLLLELIQQHVADGGMVILTTHQAVDVDVGQLQHLHLGEH, encoded by the coding sequence ATGCTCAATATCGCCAATCTGGAATGCGTGCGCGGGGACAGGCAGCTCTTTTCCGACCTCTCCTTCGCCATGGACGGGGGCAGTCTGCTGCACGTGCACGGCGCCAATGGCAGCGGCAAGACCACCCTGCTGCGTGCCATCGCCGGCTTGGTGTTGCCGGAGGCCGGCGCGATCCAATGGAACGGGGTTTCCACCCGCAAGCTGGGCGAGGACTTCAACCGCGAGCTGCTCTACCTGGGTCATCACGACGGTCTCAAATTCGAGCTCACCGGTTATGAGAATCTGAATATTTTTGCCAGATTGAGCGGTTTCAATATCAGTGCGCGCCAGGTGGAGGTGGCCCTGAAACGCATGGGATTGGCGCGCTGCGTGGAACTTCCGGTGAAAGTGCTGTCTCAAGGACAGAAGAAGCGGGTGGCCTTGGCGCGCCTGTTGTTGCAGCCCGCCAGGCTCTGGATCCTGGACGAGCCCTTTGTGGCCCTGGACGTGGCGGCGGTGAGCCTGTTGCTGGAATTGATCCAGCAGCATGTGGCCGACGGCGGCATGGTGATCCTGACCACGCATCAGGCGGTGGATGTGGACGTGGGCCAATTGCAGCACCTGCATTTGGGCGAGCACTGA
- a CDS encoding heme ABC transporter permease has protein sequence MFAALKCIIGRDLTLAMRHRSDVLTTVFFFIIVVSLFPLGVGPEAELLRAMAGGVVWVAALLASMLSLTRLFADDYNDGTLEQLLLVPQPLSLLVLGKIVAHWIISGLPLVLMAPLLGLQFGLGGDALLMLVLTLLLGTPVLSLIGSIGAALTLGLRGGGVLVSLLVLPLYIPVLIFGAGAVEASGAGLGAEGHLSLLGAILILALLLTPWASAAALRISIE, from the coding sequence ATGTTCGCCGCGCTGAAGTGTATTATCGGCCGCGACCTGACCCTGGCCATGCGCCATCGCTCCGATGTCTTGACGACGGTGTTCTTTTTCATCATCGTCGTCTCCCTGTTTCCGCTGGGGGTGGGGCCGGAGGCCGAGTTGTTGCGCGCCATGGCCGGGGGGGTGGTGTGGGTGGCGGCGCTGCTGGCCTCCATGCTGTCGTTGACGCGCCTGTTCGCGGACGACTATAACGACGGCACCTTGGAGCAGTTATTGCTGGTGCCCCAGCCCTTGTCGCTGTTGGTGCTGGGTAAGATCGTGGCCCACTGGATTATCTCGGGCCTGCCGCTGGTGTTGATGGCGCCCTTGCTGGGACTGCAGTTCGGCCTTGGCGGTGACGCCCTGCTGATGCTGGTGCTGACCCTGCTGCTGGGCACGCCGGTGCTGAGCCTGATCGGCTCAATCGGCGCGGCCCTGACCCTGGGTCTGCGTGGCGGCGGGGTGTTGGTGTCGCTGTTGGTGTTGCCGTTGTACATTCCGGTGCTGATCTTCGGCGCCGGGGCGGTGGAGGCCAGCGGCGCCGGTCTGGGTGCGGAGGGGCACCTGTCGTTGCTGGGGGCGATACTGATCCTGGCCCTGTTGCTGACACCCTGGGCCTCGGCGGCGGCACTCAGGATCTCGATAGAGTAA